In Hydrogenovibrio marinus, a single genomic region encodes these proteins:
- a CDS encoding LPP20 family lipoprotein: MMMRFIFTLTLGLLLTACAETPSKPLPLIKPPAWYMMPPADTQLDLYGAGAGKSREKAVQAALNDLASKLGVQVSSQFKLQHKSTNSAYAFDEETSDQKILTEVQTTTLNQYQVVKTEQTGYDRFYALVKTDKTALAFAIRNQLQQQIESFLHAEKQFLKAHQAGYLTWQFYDLENQKLPAFERQVAILQTLKKRENTKIYTDYLTDVSKNYQTAKASVKFFINATSSTANMLQLALENKITASGFSLAATAKDATDNINLEATEKSTQAYGFTIIRSQATIAFYEGQKQLGSNQFSLKGQGLNNEQASINLQNDFKQQLQSSSLQQTLGLNKE; encoded by the coding sequence ATGATGATGCGATTTATTTTCACTCTAACACTCGGTTTGCTACTCACTGCTTGTGCTGAAACGCCTAGCAAACCACTTCCGCTCATTAAGCCACCTGCTTGGTACATGATGCCACCAGCCGATACTCAGTTAGATTTATATGGTGCCGGCGCAGGGAAATCTCGCGAAAAAGCCGTACAAGCAGCACTCAACGATTTAGCATCCAAGCTTGGCGTACAAGTCAGTTCTCAATTCAAACTCCAGCATAAAAGCACCAATAGTGCCTATGCGTTTGATGAAGAAACCTCCGACCAAAAAATCCTGACTGAGGTGCAAACCACCACGCTCAATCAGTATCAAGTCGTCAAGACAGAGCAAACCGGGTATGACCGTTTTTATGCCTTGGTGAAAACAGATAAAACCGCATTAGCCTTTGCGATTCGTAATCAGCTGCAACAACAGATTGAAAGTTTTTTGCATGCCGAAAAACAGTTTTTAAAGGCTCATCAAGCAGGTTATTTAACCTGGCAATTCTATGATTTAGAAAACCAAAAACTACCCGCCTTTGAGCGACAAGTTGCAATATTACAAACCCTTAAAAAACGTGAAAATACAAAGATTTATACTGACTATTTAACAGATGTTTCAAAAAACTATCAGACTGCAAAAGCAAGCGTAAAGTTCTTTATTAACGCAACCTCTTCAACCGCCAACATGCTCCAACTCGCATTGGAAAATAAAATCACGGCATCGGGCTTTTCACTGGCAGCAACAGCCAAAGATGCTACGGATAACATTAACCTGGAAGCGACTGAAAAATCGACTCAAGCTTACGGATTTACCATTATCAGAAGCCAAGCGACAATTGCTTTTTATGAGGGGCAAAAACAACTAGGAAGTAATCAATTTTCACTAAAGGGACAAGGGTTAAACAACGAGCAAGCCAGCATCAACTTGCAAAACGATTTCAAGCAACAGCTACAAAGTAGTTCGCTGCAACAGACGCTTGGTCTGAATAAAGAATAG
- a CDS encoding CsgG/HfaB family protein → MKTIKPFFAIFAALLVLQLSSCATTTRIQYLEPAQVEQAAKYKRVAVNAFKNDNVGLGGKIETRLSQKNVENKPYYTVLNRQDFDKILKEQKLQYSGLTDEKDIVKAGELIGAQAFVTGEVSSAASQDSRFYTERQECLDKKCNYVRTYRVPCTKRTISMSASVKIIDVQTSGVIYSNSYSPSNSWFSCADMPVTLPASDTVWQRQANDIAADFVSKIAPRYVYKRIELLDDPDIEYNDNEKQLLKSGIAFVEAHRMDKADQIFSQLVFQTQSLSYVAAYNLGVVKEATGEYEEAKKLYTLADSLQKEPVEAINKAINRINQVITQHKKATQQIAQP, encoded by the coding sequence ATGAAAACAATAAAACCCTTCTTTGCTATTTTTGCAGCACTACTTGTCCTTCAACTTTCCAGCTGTGCCACCACAACCCGCATCCAGTATCTTGAACCCGCTCAAGTAGAGCAGGCAGCGAAATACAAACGTGTTGCCGTCAACGCCTTTAAAAATGACAATGTAGGACTGGGGGGCAAAATAGAAACCCGCTTGAGCCAAAAGAATGTTGAAAACAAACCCTACTACACCGTTCTAAATCGTCAGGATTTCGATAAAATCCTGAAAGAGCAAAAACTGCAGTATTCCGGGCTCACCGACGAAAAAGACATCGTCAAGGCAGGTGAATTGATTGGCGCCCAAGCTTTTGTCACAGGTGAAGTCTCTTCTGCAGCATCGCAAGACAGCCGTTTTTATACCGAGCGCCAAGAGTGCTTAGACAAGAAATGTAACTATGTTCGAACCTATCGTGTGCCTTGTACCAAACGCACCATTTCAATGAGCGCATCCGTCAAGATTATCGACGTTCAAACTTCTGGTGTCATTTATAGCAACAGCTACTCGCCTTCCAATAGCTGGTTTTCCTGTGCAGATATGCCGGTGACACTACCTGCGTCAGACACCGTTTGGCAACGTCAGGCAAATGACATCGCCGCAGATTTCGTGAGTAAAATTGCTCCGCGCTATGTCTACAAGCGCATTGAATTGCTTGATGATCCCGATATTGAATACAACGACAATGAAAAGCAATTGCTAAAAAGTGGTATCGCTTTTGTTGAAGCGCACCGCATGGATAAAGCTGACCAGATTTTCAGCCAATTGGTCTTTCAAACGCAATCACTGTCTTACGTAGCGGCTTACAACTTGGGCGTTGTCAAAGAAGCAACTGGAGAGTATGAAGAAGCCAAAAAACTCTACACGCTTGCCGATAGCTTGCAAAAAGAACCTGTTGAGGCCATTAACAAAGCCATCAACCGCATCAACCAAGTCATCACACAACATAAGAAAGCCACACAACAGATTGCTCAACCATGA
- the minC gene encoding septum site-determining protein MinC — MSKIIELKGSILSLTVLRVHSADIEQTKSAIADKIDQAPDFFAGIPVVIEFKIQPEDPMFLALLVEFLHQKQMIPIGVRTEDQSIQEQASYAGLAVFPEEVKKRKKEKNSESPVESDEPKATTAMVVQGTVRSGQQIYAKGRDLMVMGSVNPGAEVVADGHVHVFGKILGKVFAGSSGMTDARIFAKELNPELVCISGLYLLAEDIGAEYKKGFIEVLLRDDKLVFQRPLED; from the coding sequence ATGAGTAAAATTATTGAGCTGAAAGGCTCCATCCTGTCTTTGACGGTACTACGCGTCCACTCTGCTGACATTGAACAGACCAAATCTGCTATCGCCGACAAAATCGATCAGGCGCCGGATTTCTTTGCGGGCATTCCCGTAGTGATTGAATTCAAGATTCAACCTGAAGACCCGATGTTCTTAGCATTGTTGGTTGAGTTCCTGCACCAGAAACAGATGATTCCAATTGGGGTGCGTACAGAAGACCAGTCTATTCAAGAACAAGCTTCTTACGCCGGTTTGGCAGTGTTCCCTGAAGAAGTTAAGAAACGCAAGAAAGAGAAGAATTCCGAATCGCCGGTAGAAAGTGATGAACCTAAAGCAACCACTGCGATGGTGGTGCAAGGCACGGTTCGTTCAGGACAGCAAATCTATGCCAAGGGACGTGACTTGATGGTGATGGGCTCGGTTAACCCTGGCGCTGAAGTCGTTGCGGACGGACATGTTCATGTTTTCGGCAAGATTCTAGGCAAAGTATTTGCAGGCTCTTCTGGTATGACGGATGCGCGTATTTTCGCAAAAGAACTGAATCCAGAACTGGTGTGTATTTCCGGTTTGTATTTATTGGCAGAAGACATTGGCGCAGAATATAAAAAAGGCTTCATTGAAGTTCTGCTAAGAGATGATAAACTCGTGTTTCAAAGACCGCTTGAAGATTAG
- the minD gene encoding septum site-determining protein MinD has product MSRVIVVTSGKGGVGKTTTSASISTGLAMKGYKVAVIDFDVGLRNLDLIMGCERRVVYDFVNVVQGEATLKQALIKDKRIDNLYILAASQTRDKDALTQAGVGNVIEALKEDGFDFIICDSPAGIEKGAQLALYFADEAIVVTNPEVSSVRDSDRILGILQAKSKRAESGTAIVEHLVLTRYNPERVETGEMLSVDDVIDLLSVKLLGVVPESEQVLNASNSGSPVILEAGSDAAQAYIDIVDRFLGEEKEHRFLTAEKKGLLKKLFGR; this is encoded by the coding sequence GTGTCAAGAGTGATTGTTGTGACCTCTGGGAAGGGTGGGGTCGGTAAAACTACAACGAGTGCCAGTATTTCTACCGGTTTGGCCATGAAAGGCTATAAAGTTGCTGTGATCGACTTTGACGTGGGACTGAGAAATCTGGACTTGATCATGGGGTGTGAGCGCCGAGTTGTCTATGATTTTGTGAACGTCGTACAGGGTGAAGCAACCTTGAAACAAGCGCTAATCAAAGACAAGCGCATTGATAACCTCTATATCCTAGCCGCTTCACAAACAAGAGATAAAGATGCCTTGACCCAAGCAGGTGTTGGTAACGTCATTGAAGCCTTGAAAGAAGACGGCTTCGACTTCATTATCTGTGACTCGCCAGCAGGGATTGAAAAAGGTGCGCAATTGGCATTGTATTTCGCAGATGAAGCGATTGTCGTCACCAACCCTGAAGTGTCATCAGTGCGTGATTCGGATCGTATTCTGGGCATTTTGCAAGCAAAATCAAAACGTGCGGAATCTGGCACGGCCATTGTCGAACACTTGGTGTTGACGCGTTATAACCCAGAGCGTGTGGAGACGGGTGAAATGTTGTCTGTGGATGATGTTATCGACCTACTGAGCGTGAAGTTGCTGGGTGTTGTTCCGGAGTCTGAACAGGTTCTGAATGCTTCTAACTCTGGTAGTCCAGTGATATTGGAAGCCGGGTCGGATGCAGCACAGGCATATATCGATATCGTTGACCGTTTCTTGGGTGAAGAAAAAGAGCATCGCTTCTTGACGGCTGAGAAAAAAGGATTGCTCAAGAAACTATTTGGGAGATAA
- the minE gene encoding cell division topological specificity factor MinE codes for MALLDYLLGQKKKKSAGVAKDRLQILLAHERSERKSPEYLPKMREEILQVIGKYVQIDQDQLQISIDEANGYEVLELNLVLPEK; via the coding sequence ATGGCATTACTAGATTATCTTCTGGGACAAAAGAAAAAGAAATCGGCAGGGGTCGCCAAAGACCGTTTGCAGATTTTGTTGGCGCATGAACGTTCGGAACGTAAATCGCCTGAGTATTTGCCGAAAATGCGTGAAGAGATTCTTCAGGTGATTGGTAAGTATGTTCAGATCGATCAGGACCAATTACAGATTTCCATCGATGAAGCCAATGGCTACGAAGTGTTGGAACTGAACTTGGTGCTGCCTGAAAAGTAA
- a CDS encoding peptidoglycan binding protein CsiV: MKNRFASNFKSTFLNITTTIALSLICLFPATNAQADESTAPPKFEVEVVIFETLALKGWTEEFWPDNLPIMDLNDEDVIAPPRVRPQYNLLNDEVSLMTRRMGYNILYHQAWVVDALPENQAKPIYISSLPDEDYKSRLEGTLLFYKSRYPHIEVNLELERKIPLVIRPDFAKNQSIQEDLLPEFWRFQLKESRKIKTGQIHYLDHPIFGALVEIKYLPNYKPDGNMIDPELPPATQPEMPSIHANDEDVPSNPNDTSTDSAEDPATAQ; the protein is encoded by the coding sequence ATGAAAAACCGATTCGCATCGAACTTCAAATCCACTTTTCTCAATATCACTACCACGATTGCACTGTCGCTAATTTGTTTATTCCCTGCAACAAATGCCCAAGCGGACGAAAGTACCGCCCCACCAAAATTTGAAGTAGAAGTTGTCATTTTCGAAACGCTTGCTTTAAAAGGCTGGACGGAAGAGTTTTGGCCGGACAACCTTCCGATTATGGATTTGAACGATGAAGACGTCATCGCGCCTCCAAGAGTTCGCCCACAATACAACTTGTTGAATGACGAAGTTTCCTTAATGACACGCCGCATGGGGTACAACATCCTCTACCATCAAGCCTGGGTTGTGGATGCATTACCGGAAAATCAAGCCAAACCGATTTATATCAGCTCATTGCCGGATGAAGACTATAAGTCTCGACTTGAAGGTACGCTACTATTCTATAAATCACGCTACCCTCACATTGAAGTCAATTTGGAGCTAGAGCGTAAAATCCCATTGGTTATTCGCCCAGACTTCGCTAAGAACCAAAGCATTCAGGAAGATCTGTTACCAGAGTTCTGGCGCTTCCAACTTAAAGAATCCCGAAAAATCAAAACCGGGCAAATTCATTATCTGGATCACCCTATCTTCGGCGCCTTGGTTGAAATCAAATACCTGCCAAACTACAAGCCAGATGGAAACATGATTGATCCTGAGCTTCCACCTGCCACACAACCTGAGATGCCTAGCATCCATGCGAATGATGAAGACGTTCCTAGCAACCCGAACGACACCTCAACAGACTCTGCTGAAGACCCGGCTACCGCGCAATAA
- the mfd gene encoding transcription-repair coupling factor: MAQNASNQPSAYSIQALINLPFKGQRSHWQVSNLAETAWLLSEKIKATPNLAVFLTASTHEANKLEEAVNFFAGETFPILNFPDWETLPYDQFSPHQDIISQRLKTLHQLPSLKQGLLILPVSTLLQKVVPHHFIDKYTFFLKTQDNIDIEAFNRQLETGGYQRVNQVVEPGEFAVRGSLIDVFPMGSKTPFRLDLFDDEIESIRSFDPENQRTLDAIEQIELLPAKEYDLSDAGIQLFRQNFRTQFGEDARHATLYKAVSDHQTLDGLEYYLPIFHETLATLFDYLPQDSLFFDNGDLSDGIQRTWNDYQERYQIAQHNPDYPVLPPALLISNETDTLAKLKQYHRVTFERIQGAKTNARLANKPLPDLSIQNNADYPLAKLNAFVDRLFNDKLKNDKHNQNVRLLYCAESTGRRETLLALLKKEKTLSGPQPTIADSWQDFIHADTKCAIVVGPLEESLYVSASDATPDICVISETQIFGETVTQRRRRKQKHSDFDTSISNLIELEVGDPIVHIDHGVGRYQGLITMNIQDEDHELLCIEYADEAKLYVPVTSLHLISRYTGASAENAPLHKIGSDRWKKAKRKAAEKVHDVAAELLDIYAQREARPGFAFETDEQAYARFRAGFPFEETPDQEAAIEAVLADMASPKPMDRLVCGDVGFGKTEVAMRAAFIAAYSGKQVAILVPTTLLAQQHLENFQNRFADWPIKVEGLSRFQSAKETQRILEDAKEGKVDIIIGTHKLIQGDTQFKNLGLIIIDEEHRFGVRQKEQLKKMRTEVDVMTMTATPIPRTLNMAMNDLRDLSIIATAPEKRLAVQTFVQEWNPDVVKEACLREIRRGGQIYLLYNNVDKIDNMVEEMQALLPEASVRSAHGQMNERELEHVMQDFYHRRFNILVCTTIIETGIDIPTANTILIHRADKFGLAQLHQLRGRVGRSHHKAYAYLFTAGKSLMTKDAEKRLAAISKHDTLGAGFMLASHDLEIRGAGELLGDGQSGQIQEIGFGLYAELLDRAVRALKSGKQPELDTSLHHGTEIELGVPSLIPEDYLPDIHTRLVFYKRIAGAKDTQSLRELEVEMIDRFGLLPDQVKNLFAATSVKLLVEPMNLLKVEAHETMIRIQFGSSPNIDPLRLIQLIQRQPKNYQLKGQTELKYFDTMPETAQRIQAIELIVASIKAG; this comes from the coding sequence ATGGCTCAAAACGCTTCAAATCAACCATCCGCCTACTCAATCCAAGCGCTCATCAACCTTCCATTCAAAGGTCAGCGCTCTCATTGGCAAGTTTCCAACCTGGCGGAAACCGCTTGGCTGCTCAGTGAGAAAATCAAGGCGACCCCCAACCTGGCAGTTTTTTTAACCGCCAGCACACATGAAGCAAACAAGCTGGAAGAAGCCGTTAACTTCTTTGCTGGAGAAACCTTTCCCATCCTGAACTTTCCGGATTGGGAAACCTTACCTTACGACCAGTTCTCCCCACACCAAGACATCATTTCCCAGAGACTGAAAACCTTACATCAACTACCAAGCTTAAAACAAGGCTTGCTCATTCTACCCGTTTCCACACTATTACAAAAAGTGGTTCCTCATCACTTTATCGATAAGTACACTTTTTTCCTGAAAACACAGGACAATATCGATATTGAAGCCTTTAACCGTCAACTTGAAACAGGTGGCTACCAACGCGTAAACCAAGTGGTTGAACCGGGTGAATTTGCCGTGCGAGGCTCGCTGATTGATGTTTTCCCTATGGGGAGCAAAACCCCTTTTAGGCTAGATCTATTCGATGATGAAATCGAAAGCATCCGCAGTTTTGACCCGGAAAACCAACGAACTCTAGACGCCATTGAGCAAATCGAGTTGTTGCCCGCAAAAGAATACGATCTAAGTGATGCAGGTATTCAGCTTTTCCGTCAAAACTTCCGTACCCAGTTTGGTGAAGATGCGCGCCACGCCACACTTTATAAAGCGGTCAGTGACCACCAAACCCTTGATGGATTGGAATACTACCTTCCGATATTCCACGAAACACTGGCAACGTTATTTGACTACTTACCACAAGACAGCCTGTTCTTCGACAATGGCGACCTGAGCGACGGCATTCAAAGAACTTGGAACGACTACCAAGAACGTTATCAAATCGCACAGCACAACCCGGATTATCCAGTATTGCCACCAGCACTGCTGATTTCAAATGAAACCGATACCCTTGCGAAGTTAAAGCAATATCACCGCGTCACCTTTGAAAGAATTCAGGGGGCGAAAACAAATGCTCGACTTGCCAACAAACCGCTACCGGATTTAAGCATTCAAAACAACGCTGATTACCCTCTGGCAAAGTTAAATGCATTTGTTGATCGTCTATTCAACGACAAACTTAAGAATGATAAACACAACCAAAACGTGCGTTTGCTCTACTGTGCTGAGTCAACCGGGCGTCGCGAAACACTGCTGGCCTTACTCAAAAAAGAAAAAACCCTGAGCGGTCCGCAACCGACCATTGCCGATTCTTGGCAAGATTTTATTCATGCTGATACCAAATGTGCCATCGTTGTCGGGCCTTTGGAAGAAAGTCTTTATGTATCCGCCAGTGACGCTACGCCTGATATCTGCGTTATTTCAGAAACGCAAATTTTCGGTGAGACCGTTACTCAACGCCGTCGTCGTAAGCAAAAACACAGTGATTTCGATACTTCAATCTCCAACCTGATTGAGTTGGAAGTCGGTGATCCGATTGTACACATCGACCACGGTGTCGGTCGCTATCAAGGTCTCATCACCATGAATATCCAAGATGAAGACCATGAGTTGCTGTGTATAGAGTATGCTGACGAAGCCAAACTTTATGTTCCTGTCACCTCCTTACACCTGATTAGCCGCTATACCGGCGCCAGTGCGGAAAATGCACCGCTTCATAAAATCGGTTCAGACCGCTGGAAAAAAGCCAAACGTAAGGCAGCCGAAAAAGTCCATGATGTCGCCGCAGAGTTACTGGATATTTACGCGCAACGTGAAGCACGCCCTGGTTTTGCTTTTGAAACCGATGAGCAAGCCTATGCACGCTTCCGTGCTGGATTTCCATTTGAAGAAACCCCGGATCAGGAAGCCGCTATCGAAGCAGTACTTGCCGATATGGCCTCTCCTAAACCAATGGATCGATTGGTGTGTGGTGATGTTGGTTTCGGTAAAACAGAAGTTGCCATGCGCGCAGCCTTTATCGCTGCTTATTCAGGCAAGCAAGTCGCCATTTTGGTTCCGACGACGCTACTTGCCCAACAGCATTTGGAAAACTTCCAAAACCGTTTTGCCGACTGGCCAATCAAAGTTGAAGGTTTGTCTCGCTTTCAATCGGCAAAAGAAACTCAACGCATTCTGGAAGACGCTAAAGAAGGCAAAGTCGACATTATTATTGGCACGCACAAATTGATTCAGGGTGACACCCAGTTCAAAAACCTTGGCCTGATTATCATTGATGAAGAGCATCGCTTTGGCGTTCGTCAAAAAGAACAATTAAAAAAAATGCGCACTGAAGTGGATGTCATGACCATGACGGCAACCCCTATTCCGCGCACCTTAAACATGGCGATGAACGATTTGCGTGATTTGTCTATTATCGCCACTGCACCGGAAAAACGCCTTGCGGTACAGACCTTTGTTCAAGAGTGGAATCCTGACGTTGTTAAAGAAGCCTGCCTGCGTGAAATTCGCCGTGGCGGTCAAATCTACCTGCTTTATAACAATGTCGACAAAATCGACAACATGGTTGAAGAAATGCAAGCCTTGTTGCCCGAGGCTTCCGTTCGCTCCGCGCATGGTCAGATGAACGAGCGCGAGCTGGAACATGTCATGCAGGACTTCTATCACCGCCGCTTCAATATTTTGGTCTGTACCACCATTATCGAAACGGGGATTGATATCCCAACCGCCAACACCATACTGATTCACCGCGCGGATAAATTTGGTTTGGCACAGCTACATCAGCTACGTGGTCGCGTCGGACGCTCTCACCATAAGGCTTATGCTTACTTGTTTACCGCAGGCAAATCTTTGATGACCAAAGATGCCGAGAAACGTCTAGCGGCGATTTCCAAACATGACACGTTGGGCGCGGGCTTCATGCTGGCAAGTCATGACTTGGAAATCCGTGGCGCTGGTGAGTTACTGGGAGATGGTCAATCAGGACAGATTCAGGAAATCGGTTTCGGATTGTATGCCGAGCTGCTTGATCGCGCTGTCAGAGCCTTAAAGTCAGGTAAACAACCTGAGTTGGATACCAGCTTGCATCATGGTACGGAAATCGAACTGGGCGTGCCGTCCTTGATTCCGGAAGACTATCTACCTGACATTCACACTCGACTGGTTTTCTATAAACGTATTGCCGGCGCAAAAGACACGCAAAGTCTACGCGAACTTGAAGTGGAAATGATTGACCGTTTCGGGCTGTTGCCCGATCAGGTGAAAAACCTGTTTGCGGCGACATCCGTTAAGTTACTGGTTGAACCTATGAACTTACTTAAAGTCGAGGCACATGAGACGATGATCCGCATCCAATTCGGTTCTTCGCCGAACATTGACCCGCTGAGATTGATTCAACTCATCCAGCGCCAGCCCAAAAATTATCAGCTAAAAGGGCAAACGGAACTGAAATATTTCGATACAATGCCGGAAACAGCGCAAAGAATTCAAGCCATCGAGCTCATTGTGGCTTCAATAAAAGCCGGATAA
- a CDS encoding RND transporter family protein, which translates to MRSQWAYSWVMVLSQSKKPALIFLTVISIFNLMGLMWVSMPQMSLGLLSLILMSLVAMKLMDSVKSGVLLLGFSLYVTVMTLGLLGWIGLVPDSVSALAWVVVMTMMMSHLIHFVTALLRAMARGSFQHDAIAEALGQTHQPILLSSLTTVVGFAVAAYFDAHYINMAVIVAVGVLFSYLVVLSWLPWVLLNWLLEFRVGQYEDRHGLSFVAKSLESNLMLRRGLTLIGILLAAWAVFQLVEQFDAMRAVLTMIVASFFLLLFAWRNLKVALAATLIGCLSVIVILSPMHWGHAISALSPFVLVVPMGIVLDDVVHFFSRYLKAEQSFFSKHEDKTRFALASVGRSIWLTSQLLVVGLVVLLFSDNELIRQASMMTILSILLVSFLLLSVMPSIAASVKKSDEKLTS; encoded by the coding sequence ATGAGATCACAATGGGCATATAGTTGGGTAATGGTTTTGTCGCAATCGAAGAAACCGGCACTGATTTTTCTGACAGTGATATCCATTTTCAACTTAATGGGGTTGATGTGGGTGAGTATGCCTCAAATGAGTTTAGGGTTGCTGAGTCTTATCTTGATGTCATTGGTTGCCATGAAGTTGATGGATTCAGTGAAATCCGGTGTGCTGCTACTGGGCTTTAGTTTGTATGTGACTGTTATGACCTTGGGGTTGTTAGGCTGGATTGGGTTGGTACCTGACAGTGTTTCCGCTTTGGCTTGGGTAGTTGTAATGACGATGATGATGAGTCATTTGATTCATTTCGTGACCGCGTTACTGCGGGCGATGGCAAGAGGTAGTTTTCAGCATGACGCTATTGCAGAAGCGCTAGGGCAAACCCATCAGCCGATTTTACTATCATCGTTAACCACCGTCGTGGGGTTTGCTGTAGCGGCTTATTTTGATGCACATTATATCAATATGGCGGTGATTGTAGCGGTAGGGGTGTTGTTTTCTTATTTGGTGGTTTTGAGTTGGCTGCCTTGGGTGCTGTTGAATTGGTTGTTGGAGTTCAGGGTAGGGCAATATGAAGATCGACACGGTTTGTCATTTGTGGCAAAAAGCTTAGAAAGCAACCTGATGTTGAGAAGAGGGTTAACGCTGATCGGCATTTTGTTGGCGGCTTGGGCGGTGTTTCAGTTGGTTGAACAGTTCGATGCTATGAGAGCTGTGTTGACTATGATTGTTGCGAGTTTCTTTTTACTGTTATTTGCATGGCGCAATTTAAAAGTTGCGTTGGCGGCAACCTTGATTGGTTGTTTATCTGTCATCGTTATTTTGTCCCCCATGCATTGGGGGCATGCTATTTCAGCCTTGTCACCTTTTGTGTTGGTGGTACCAATGGGTATTGTGTTGGATGATGTTGTGCACTTCTTTTCCCGCTATTTGAAAGCGGAGCAATCCTTTTTTTCTAAGCATGAAGATAAAACACGCTTTGCGCTTGCCAGTGTTGGGCGCTCGATTTGGTTGACCAGTCAGTTATTGGTTGTTGGGTTAGTGGTGTTACTCTTTAGCGATAACGAGTTGATTCGTCAAGCGAGTATGATGACAATACTCTCCATTTTATTGGTTTCATTTCTGTTGCTATCGGTTATGCCTTCAATTGCCGCTTCGGTAAAGAAAAGTGATGAGAAACTAACGTCATAA
- a CDS encoding NAD(P)/FAD-dependent oxidoreductase has protein sequence MATIVVVGSSTGGLPMAYDIRKTLGKEHTIKVVNAVDEFTFVPSNPWVAVGWRKPEDISFKLEPHLVRKGIEFYHQTVTKLDPDANMLTLSDGSEMGYDYLILATGPSLAFDEVEGFGPKSHGGNTVSICTTPHSVEAFDEWEEFCKKPGPIVVGAVQGASCFGPAYEFAMIMETELRKRKIRNQVPMTFVTAEPYIGHLGLSGVGDSKGLLESEMRNRHINWICNAKVTKIEDGKMYVDEHNNRGDVIDQHELPFGYSMMLPAFKGSKFLVDLVQPENMGGPLVNPRGFVKVDQFSRNPTYHNIYALGVGIAIPPVDASCPVPCGTPKTGLMIESMVTAICRNVEDELAGKEPASEPTWNTVCLADMGDTGAAFVALPQIPPRNLTWAKKGKWVHLAKIAFEKYFIRNMKSGNSEPIYQKYIMKMLGINRLKADK, from the coding sequence ATGGCAACTATTGTTGTGGTCGGATCAAGTACCGGTGGTCTACCGATGGCTTACGATATTCGTAAGACATTAGGAAAGGAACATACAATCAAAGTCGTAAACGCTGTTGATGAATTTACATTCGTGCCTTCAAACCCTTGGGTTGCAGTTGGCTGGCGTAAACCAGAAGACATTTCATTCAAATTGGAACCACACTTGGTTCGTAAAGGGATTGAGTTTTATCATCAAACTGTTACGAAGTTGGATCCAGATGCGAACATGTTAACACTTAGTGATGGTTCAGAAATGGGTTATGACTACTTGATTCTTGCAACAGGTCCTAGCTTGGCATTCGATGAAGTTGAAGGATTCGGTCCTAAGTCTCATGGTGGTAACACGGTTTCCATTTGCACAACGCCTCACTCTGTTGAAGCTTTTGACGAATGGGAAGAGTTTTGCAAAAAGCCAGGGCCAATCGTTGTTGGTGCGGTTCAAGGTGCATCATGTTTCGGTCCTGCATATGAATTTGCAATGATTATGGAAACGGAATTGCGTAAGCGTAAAATCCGTAACCAAGTGCCTATGACTTTTGTTACAGCTGAGCCATATATCGGTCACTTGGGTCTAAGTGGTGTTGGTGATTCTAAAGGTTTGTTGGAATCTGAAATGCGTAACCGTCACATCAACTGGATTTGTAATGCAAAAGTTACCAAAATCGAAGACGGTAAAATGTACGTTGACGAGCACAACAACCGTGGCGACGTTATTGATCAACACGAACTGCCTTTCGGTTACTCAATGATGCTACCTGCATTTAAAGGTTCTAAGTTCTTGGTTGATTTGGTTCAGCCAGAGAATATGGGCGGTCCTTTGGTTAACCCTCGTGGATTCGTTAAAGTTGACCAATTTAGCCGTAACCCAACTTACCACAACATTTATGCGTTGGGTGTAGGGATTGCGATTCCACCAGTTGATGCTTCCTGTCCAGTACCATGTGGTACACCAAAAACAGGTTTGATGATCGAATCAATGGTAACAGCGATCTGCCGCAACGTCGAAGATGAGTTGGCTGGTAAAGAACCTGCGTCAGAACCAACTTGGAACACAGTTTGTTTGGCGGACATGGGTGACACCGGTGCGGCATTCGTAGCACTACCTCAAATTCCTCCTCGTAACCTTACGTGGGCGAAAAAAGGTAAGTGGGTTCACTTGGCGAAAATCGCATTCGAAAAATACTTCATCCGTAACATGAAGTCTGGTAACTCTGAGCCGATTTACCAAAAATACATTATGAAAATGCTAGGCATTAACCGTCTGAAAGCAGACAAGTAA